One segment of Pandoraea pnomenusa DNA contains the following:
- a CDS encoding AraC family transcriptional regulator, translated as MPRTATAPVARPNFVPMPRTAPSAVTPVVAHLRTPPPDALIEPHRHEWGQLICPQRGGLRITAGETSLIVPVFRAAWVPAGMSHEVAVLGEAQFYAVYMMSEVSPLPAERCLVLDVSPLLRDLAAAMAGGMASDDPRHGLVTSLLLEELRVAPTASLDLRMPDDRRLRPLCQGLMERPEDDRSLAQWAEDVGASERTLARLFSTELGTSFGVWRQRVRIARAVDWMSRGVPVATVASRLGYANPAAFSAMFRRALGVSPRDFTRVERAKL; from the coding sequence ATGCCACGCACCGCGACGGCGCCTGTCGCGCGCCCCAACTTCGTGCCCATGCCCCGTACGGCGCCGAGCGCCGTGACGCCCGTCGTCGCACACCTGCGCACGCCGCCGCCCGACGCGCTCATCGAGCCGCATCGCCACGAATGGGGGCAATTGATCTGTCCTCAGCGCGGCGGCCTGCGCATCACGGCCGGCGAGACCAGCCTGATCGTGCCCGTCTTTCGCGCGGCATGGGTGCCGGCCGGCATGTCGCACGAAGTCGCCGTGCTGGGCGAGGCGCAGTTTTACGCGGTGTACATGATGTCGGAAGTCTCGCCGTTGCCTGCCGAGCGGTGTCTCGTGCTCGACGTCTCCCCTTTGCTGCGCGATCTGGCGGCAGCCATGGCCGGGGGGATGGCGTCGGACGACCCTCGGCACGGACTCGTCACATCGCTGTTGCTCGAAGAATTGCGGGTGGCGCCCACGGCGTCGCTCGACCTGCGCATGCCGGACGACCGGCGCCTTCGACCGTTGTGCCAGGGGCTGATGGAGCGCCCGGAGGATGATCGTTCGCTCGCCCAATGGGCCGAAGACGTCGGGGCGTCGGAGCGTACCCTCGCGCGCCTTTTCAGCACGGAACTGGGCACGAGTTTCGGTGTATGGCGCCAGCGGGTGCGCATCGCGCGCGCGGTCGACTGGATGTCGCGCGGTGTGCCCGTGGCGACGGTCGCATCGCGTCTGGGCTATGCGAACCCCGCGGCGTTCTCCGCGATGTTCCGCCGGGCGTTGGGGGTCTCGCCGCGCGACTTTACGCGGGTGGAGCGCGCGAAGCTATGA
- a CDS encoding GIY-YIG nuclease family protein, with the protein MSEATPGAPKPWFLYLLECAGGRIYTGITVDVDARYAAHVSGKGARFTRAYPPSRILMSLTFADRSAASRAEHRVKQLSASQKRGLIAGTYTCDFGGEVDSPANAPADLTAPGAPAE; encoded by the coding sequence ATGAGCGAGGCCACACCCGGGGCGCCGAAGCCCTGGTTTCTCTACCTGCTGGAATGCGCCGGCGGACGCATCTACACCGGCATTACCGTCGACGTCGATGCGCGCTATGCGGCGCATGTGTCCGGCAAGGGCGCGCGCTTTACCCGCGCGTATCCGCCCTCGCGCATTCTCATGTCGTTGACGTTCGCCGATCGGTCGGCGGCCTCGCGCGCGGAGCACCGCGTGAAACAATTGAGCGCGTCGCAAAAGCGCGGGCTGATCGCCGGCACTTACACGTGCGACTTCGGTGGGGAAGTCGATTCCCCGGCCAACGCGCCTGCCGACCTTACGGCACCAGGCGCGCCCGCCGAATGA
- a CDS encoding serine hydrolase domain-containing protein, whose translation MYVERHSRPAGARLTTWRTWRENTHAALCATGLSAASVRRGVLRVLLSAVFLSSATPALSQGASSAPAASQNSVVVALPASGPAKPIRPAVPIGQSTLAQGVAQLKERFNLSHVWLRTESDTGVALEAATADDDVGALLPVASLSKSVTAIGIALLVQEGKLSLDAKLGDLLDAYSKQHGKPLDPSLRELTVRRLLAHRAGLPTNGFNDPVNGLFSGLAIRRVGGSADFFKYLDAGEAGHSTGKSDFVYSNVSYLLLGMVIEAVSGQAYKDFCETRIFGPLGITDAQLPDNWRLLAPFAGWQMSTGALLKVWRVFDIRRPSLLTEQTLRTLLLDRQSGPVNADRDVYYTLGVFLLPRAGERSYRISHDGIADFFRTQATYYTVVEKNVPGDSWALVVSPIPSRGQFGALQREVRRIIRRARLVP comes from the coding sequence ATGTACGTCGAACGGCACAGCCGTCCGGCAGGGGCACGTTTGACCACGTGGCGGACATGGCGCGAGAACACGCATGCCGCGCTGTGCGCCACGGGACTGTCCGCCGCGTCCGTACGCCGGGGCGTCCTGCGTGTCCTGCTGAGCGCCGTCTTCCTGTCGAGCGCGACACCGGCGCTTTCGCAAGGCGCCTCGTCCGCGCCGGCCGCGAGTCAGAACAGCGTGGTCGTGGCGCTGCCGGCCTCCGGCCCGGCCAAGCCCATCCGACCGGCGGTGCCGATCGGGCAGTCGACCCTCGCGCAGGGCGTCGCGCAACTCAAGGAGCGCTTCAACCTGTCGCATGTATGGTTGCGCACCGAGTCGGATACCGGCGTCGCGCTCGAAGCCGCCACGGCGGATGACGACGTCGGCGCCCTCCTGCCGGTCGCCAGCCTGTCCAAGTCGGTCACGGCCATCGGCATCGCCCTGCTCGTCCAGGAGGGCAAGCTCTCGCTCGATGCGAAGCTCGGCGATTTGCTCGACGCCTATTCGAAACAGCACGGCAAGCCGCTCGATCCGTCGCTGCGCGAGCTCACGGTGCGTCGCCTGCTCGCGCATCGCGCCGGCCTGCCGACGAACGGCTTCAACGATCCCGTCAACGGTCTGTTCAGCGGACTGGCAATCCGGCGCGTGGGTGGCAGCGCCGACTTTTTCAAGTATCTCGACGCCGGCGAAGCCGGTCACTCCACGGGCAAGTCCGACTTCGTCTACTCCAACGTCTCATACCTGTTGCTCGGCATGGTGATCGAAGCCGTCTCCGGGCAAGCGTACAAGGACTTCTGCGAAACGCGCATCTTCGGGCCGCTGGGCATTACCGACGCGCAGTTGCCCGACAACTGGCGTCTGCTCGCGCCGTTCGCGGGATGGCAAATGTCGACGGGAGCCCTGCTCAAGGTGTGGCGCGTGTTCGACATACGTCGCCCGAGCCTGCTCACGGAGCAGACGTTGCGCACGTTGCTGCTCGACAGGCAGTCCGGGCCGGTGAACGCCGACCGCGACGTGTATTACACGCTCGGCGTGTTCCTGCTGCCTCGCGCCGGAGAACGCAGCTATCGCATCAGTCACGACGGCATCGCCGACTTCTTCCGCACACAGGCGACGTATTACACGGTGGTCGAGAAGAACGTGCCCGGGGACAGTTGGGCGCTCGTGGTGTCGCCGATTCCCTCACGCGGTCAGTTCGGAGCGCTCCAGCGCGAGGTGCGCCGCATCATTCGGCGGGCGCGCCTGGTGCCGTAA